In one window of Luteitalea sp. DNA:
- a CDS encoding sodium:solute symporter family protein, whose translation MASSNFTALDWGIVVAYLAFSLGVGFRVKRHVEDLPDYLVAGRRVRLALGVATFVATEIGTVSFVYLAELGYVAGFACFVIGLLQMAAYALVGGTGFIVAGLRRAGVMTIPEYYERRFGRGVRLLGGTILFAGGVLNMGIFLKFDGILLSEVMGFGPEAIARIMAVMLVIVISYTVLGGMFSVVVTDFLQFVVLAVGMLAATVAVLMALPPAQLSAAVADGLGTAGVNALVNPRFGWVFLVWVFVSNVAAAAIWQPATSKALASESPEVARKMYLFTGLAFAGRAMIPMLWGVAALAYFGSDLPTTAAMPRLLATVVPSGLLGLLVAGMLAASMSTYSAYMLAWSSVLARDVIGCVRPTALPERTTMWIARCATGFIGVFLLVFGLWYEIPATAYQYLFITGAMYTSGAIGCVAAGLYWPRANVAGAYGALLCGAAAPAGFLLLERMRDDLPSWLGFITDVNVSGLLGFGLAAFGMLAGSLLTTTPSAPPTPVTPVSKGP comes from the coding sequence GTGGCCTCGTCCAACTTCACCGCGCTCGACTGGGGCATCGTCGTTGCCTACCTCGCGTTCTCGCTTGGCGTCGGGTTTCGAGTGAAACGTCACGTCGAAGACCTTCCCGACTACCTGGTGGCGGGCCGTCGCGTACGCCTCGCGCTCGGCGTGGCGACGTTCGTGGCGACCGAGATCGGGACGGTCAGCTTCGTCTACCTGGCCGAGCTCGGCTACGTTGCGGGCTTCGCGTGCTTCGTAATCGGGCTGCTGCAGATGGCAGCCTACGCGCTCGTCGGAGGAACCGGCTTCATCGTCGCAGGGCTGCGGCGCGCCGGCGTGATGACGATCCCGGAGTACTACGAGCGGCGCTTCGGGCGCGGCGTGCGGCTGCTCGGCGGCACGATCCTGTTCGCGGGCGGCGTGCTGAACATGGGGATCTTCCTGAAGTTCGACGGCATCCTGCTCTCCGAGGTGATGGGGTTCGGTCCGGAGGCCATCGCCCGCATCATGGCGGTGATGCTCGTCATCGTCATTTCGTATACGGTGCTGGGCGGGATGTTCTCCGTCGTGGTGACCGACTTTCTCCAGTTCGTCGTCCTCGCGGTCGGCATGCTCGCGGCGACGGTGGCCGTGCTCATGGCGTTGCCGCCGGCCCAGCTCTCGGCAGCCGTGGCTGACGGCCTAGGAACCGCCGGCGTGAACGCGCTCGTCAATCCGCGGTTCGGCTGGGTCTTTCTCGTCTGGGTGTTCGTGAGCAACGTCGCGGCCGCGGCCATCTGGCAGCCTGCCACGTCGAAGGCGCTTGCTTCGGAGAGCCCGGAGGTCGCCCGCAAGATGTATCTCTTCACGGGGCTCGCCTTCGCCGGCCGCGCGATGATTCCCATGCTGTGGGGCGTGGCGGCCCTGGCCTACTTCGGCAGCGACCTGCCGACGACGGCCGCGATGCCGCGGCTGCTGGCCACGGTGGTGCCAAGCGGCCTGCTCGGGCTGCTCGTGGCAGGGATGCTCGCCGCGTCGATGTCCACCTACAGCGCGTACATGCTCGCCTGGAGCTCCGTGCTCGCGCGCGACGTGATCGGCTGCGTCCGGCCGACCGCCCTGCCCGAACGGACAACGATGTGGATCGCCCGCTGCGCGACCGGGTTCATCGGCGTCTTCCTCCTGGTGTTCGGACTCTGGTATGAGATTCCTGCGACCGCCTACCAGTACCTGTTCATCACGGGCGCGATGTACACGTCCGGTGCCATTGGGTGCGTTGCGGCAGGGCTGTACTGGCCGCGCGCGAACGTTGCAGGCGCGTATGGCGCGTTGCTCTGCGGGGCCGCTGCCCCGGCGGGCTTCCTGCTGCTCGAGCGCATGCGCGACGACCTGCCCTCCTGGCTTGGCTTCATCACCGACGTGAACGTGTCGGGCCTGCTGGGATTCGGACTCGCCGCGTTCGGCATGCTGGCCGGGTCGCTGCTCACGACGACGCCAAGCGCGCCGCCCACTCCCGTGACGCCTGTGAGCAAGGGGCCATGA
- a CDS encoding aminotransferase class I/II-fold pyridoxal phosphate-dependent enzyme, with the protein MFMGAITAGSAVLFSRRAAGGDTSAPALLGGTPVRREPFPTWPVADTRETEALARVVQSGHWFRGSGEEVNRFEAAYAKLTGARHCLATANGTSALMTALQALGVGPGDEVIVPPYTFIATVNVVLLAHALPVFVDTDIETFQIDATEVDAAITDRTRAIIPVHLGGAAADLDTILAVARARHIPVVEDACQAHLAEWKGRKVGTYGRAGCFSFQASKNLTAGEGGAVLSDDGELMEACYAFHNNSRGRKTSGYDFSYRSAGANLRLTEFQAALLMAQMTRLEAQARVRDENAVYLTRLLKDIPGITTARMYEGCTRNGYHLYMFRYEAEQFAGLPRTAFLEALAAEGVPASGGYAPLNKEPFLEATLTGRGYRVIYSAEQIAELEERNRCPKNDRLCDEAVWLTQNMLLGSRGDMDQIAEAIRKVQRHAARLATA; encoded by the coding sequence ATGTTCATGGGCGCGATCACCGCGGGCAGCGCGGTGCTCTTCAGCCGTCGCGCCGCAGGAGGCGACACGTCGGCGCCCGCACTGCTCGGTGGAACGCCCGTGCGCCGGGAGCCGTTTCCGACGTGGCCCGTCGCAGACACGCGTGAGACGGAGGCGCTCGCGAGGGTGGTTCAGAGCGGCCACTGGTTCCGCGGCAGCGGTGAGGAGGTGAATCGCTTCGAGGCGGCGTACGCCAAGTTGACCGGAGCGCGACACTGCCTGGCCACGGCCAACGGGACCAGCGCCCTGATGACCGCGCTTCAAGCGCTCGGCGTCGGCCCTGGCGACGAGGTGATCGTCCCGCCGTATACGTTCATTGCGACCGTCAACGTGGTGCTCTTGGCGCACGCGCTGCCGGTGTTCGTGGACACCGACATCGAGACCTTCCAAATCGACGCAACGGAGGTCGACGCTGCCATCACCGATCGCACGCGCGCCATCATCCCGGTTCACCTTGGCGGTGCGGCTGCCGATCTGGACACGATTCTCGCGGTCGCGCGCGCACGTCACATCCCGGTCGTCGAGGATGCCTGCCAGGCGCACCTTGCCGAGTGGAAAGGCCGTAAGGTTGGCACGTACGGCCGCGCCGGCTGCTTTAGCTTTCAGGCGAGCAAGAACCTCACGGCAGGCGAGGGTGGCGCCGTGCTGAGCGACGATGGCGAGCTCATGGAGGCCTGCTATGCGTTCCACAACAACAGCCGCGGGCGGAAGACCAGCGGGTACGACTTCTCGTACCGAAGCGCGGGGGCCAATCTCCGCCTCACCGAGTTCCAGGCGGCCCTGCTGATGGCCCAGATGACGAGGTTGGAGGCCCAAGCGCGTGTCCGCGACGAGAATGCCGTGTATCTGACTCGCCTCCTGAAGGATATTCCCGGGATCACCACGGCGCGGATGTACGAGGGTTGCACGCGAAACGGGTACCACCTGTACATGTTTCGGTACGAGGCGGAGCAGTTCGCTGGCCTGCCGCGCACTGCGTTTCTCGAGGCACTGGCGGCTGAAGGCGTCCCGGCGTCGGGGGGGTACGCACCGCTGAACAAGGAGCCGTTTCTCGAAGCGACGCTGACCGGGCGTGGCTATCGGGTGATCTATTCGGCCGAGCAGATCGCCGAGCTCGAGGAGCGCAATCGGTGCCCGAAGAACGACCGCCTGTGCGACGAGGCGGTGTGGCTCACGCAGAACATGCTGCTCGGATCGCGCGGCGACATGGATCAGATTGCGGAGGCCATCCGCAAGGTTCAGCGGCACGCGGCCCGTCTGGCCACAGCGTAG
- a CDS encoding FMN-binding protein, with the protein MGKLVAIVGLLAMVGAIARVTAQRMISRDEALQLTFPGAAITSSTVFLTEAQQARAAKLAGEALPSPLIARYVARVDGRIIGRAYVDTHVVRRKRESLLISLDSRGRVKRIDATAFLEPPEYQAPDRWLEQYDNRALGPELSLQRSIRGITGATLTAMATNAAVRRVLALDQVLEAAADQR; encoded by the coding sequence GTGGGAAAGCTGGTTGCGATTGTCGGCCTGCTCGCGATGGTTGGAGCGATCGCACGGGTCACGGCGCAGCGCATGATCAGCCGAGATGAAGCGCTGCAGCTCACCTTTCCCGGCGCCGCGATTACCTCGTCGACCGTGTTTCTGACGGAGGCGCAGCAGGCGCGCGCCGCGAAGCTCGCCGGCGAGGCGCTACCCAGCCCCCTCATCGCGCGCTATGTTGCGCGCGTTGATGGTCGTATCATTGGCCGCGCCTACGTGGACACACACGTGGTTCGCAGGAAGCGCGAGAGCTTGTTGATCTCGCTCGACAGCCGTGGTCGCGTGAAGCGCATCGACGCGACCGCGTTTCTCGAGCCGCCGGAGTACCAAGCACCTGATCGCTGGCTGGAGCAATACGACAACCGCGCGCTTGGCCCTGAGCTGAGCCTGCAACGGAGCATTCGCGGCATCACCGGTGCGACACTGACAGCCATGGCGACCAATGCCGCCGTGCGCCGAGTCCTTGCGCTCGACCAGGTGCTCGAAGCCGCGGCAGACCAGCGCTAG
- a CDS encoding TonB-dependent receptor plug domain-containing protein gives MTRQRIAGPVPLGLALLTLLPGLVYGQQTAAVVGTVTDATGGTMPGASITVTSRETGLTRSTVTNDQGSYAVASLPVGTYTVSAELDGFGTQVTEPLSLAVNRTVRVDFVLQVGDITDTVVVSGIPALLHTDDSQIGTLIENVQVVNLPLNGRNFTQLAVQVAGVAESPGNAAGSHLGGDRGSGLAFSVHGQRSNYNGYIIDGATVKEYQHESPALSPSIDAIEEFRVETSNYSAEFGIEAGAHVNIVTKSGTNDFRGSMHEFYRGHQLSARNFFASDKPDFQRHQFGGTLGGPIVRNQLFFFASYEGGRIGRGVTFNERVPDAEMRAGDFSDLLGQGLQIVDPLTGHPFPGNVIPGHRINPVARALLEEFVPLPNRPDEALNWQRNDTATIKTHQLLPRVDYNPSGTDQLFARYIVEDFHNLSAKTFPTDGFSQDGRGQNATVGWTRTLGGHLLNELRFSYNRFVQDELVSRAFERDVVSELALEGLCTEDPACWGLPQMSATGFASFGEHGQGQVVSGPRGWVNQIYELSDSMSYVRGSHHLKFGARVQRLFDDFPEAIFPRGVFTFDGRFTHPSGQPNIETSMADFLLGIPRTSQRSIDIFAPDFRSWALFPWIQDDWRISGSLTLNLGVRYEFHQRPASKTNTISTVDFSGEQATLVPATEHEQFGYPRALVEEDWNNVAPRIGLAWNPTRRLVIRSGYGVFYQKESANTWIDIAINPPFVRQTLRILEPDDVPGFELRRAFADVEDIPLLVFAIDRQWRDSYVQQWHLTTEFQLAPNLVLQAAYVGNKGTDMARAYDINQAAPGPGSVQSRRPFANFGTINMLDTGGRASYHGLELQAEQRYSNGLAFLTAYTFARCLDDTPGTFIAEAGAGFQHARDLRSDYGPCNQDVRHRFTGSLVYELPFGPGQAFGSGATGLLGHLIGGWRVASIATLRSGYPFTVFALGDPANVGSGRIRANLVGDPTIADRTLERFFNTDAFANPVGDFGDLGRNTMIGPSFKNVDLSIIKSVNLGATRQLELRAELFNLFNHTNFGIPGNVVDSATFGALTSASTARDIQLGLKFIF, from the coding sequence ATGACACGTCAACGGATTGCGGGACCCGTGCCCTTGGGATTGGCCCTACTCACCTTGCTGCCGGGTCTCGTGTACGGCCAACAGACGGCCGCCGTCGTGGGCACGGTGACCGACGCGACAGGCGGGACGATGCCGGGCGCCAGCATCACGGTGACAAGCCGCGAAACCGGGCTGACTCGCTCCACGGTCACCAACGACCAGGGAAGCTATGCAGTCGCCTCGCTGCCCGTCGGGACGTACACGGTCTCGGCGGAGCTCGACGGGTTCGGCACGCAAGTCACCGAGCCGCTCAGCCTCGCGGTCAACCGAACGGTCCGTGTGGACTTCGTGTTGCAAGTAGGCGACATCACGGATACGGTGGTCGTCTCGGGGATCCCTGCGTTGTTACACACCGACGACTCGCAGATCGGCACGCTCATCGAAAATGTCCAGGTCGTGAACTTGCCGCTCAACGGCCGGAACTTCACGCAGCTGGCCGTGCAGGTGGCTGGCGTCGCGGAATCGCCGGGGAATGCGGCGGGATCTCATCTCGGTGGTGATCGCGGATCGGGCCTTGCTTTTAGCGTTCACGGGCAACGGTCCAACTACAACGGCTACATCATCGACGGCGCGACGGTCAAGGAGTACCAACACGAAAGCCCGGCCCTCAGCCCCTCGATCGACGCCATCGAGGAATTTCGGGTGGAGACCAGTAACTACAGCGCTGAGTTCGGGATCGAAGCTGGGGCGCACGTCAACATCGTCACCAAGTCTGGCACGAACGACTTCCGTGGCTCGATGCACGAGTTCTATCGCGGGCACCAGCTCAGCGCCCGCAACTTCTTTGCGTCCGACAAACCGGACTTCCAGCGCCACCAGTTCGGCGGCACGCTCGGCGGGCCCATCGTGCGCAATCAGCTGTTCTTCTTCGCCAGTTACGAAGGCGGGCGCATCGGGAGAGGGGTGACGTTCAACGAGCGTGTGCCCGACGCCGAGATGCGCGCGGGCGACTTCTCCGACCTGCTCGGACAGGGCCTGCAAATCGTCGACCCGCTGACCGGCCACCCCTTTCCTGGCAACGTGATTCCGGGCCATCGGATCAACCCGGTGGCACGCGCCCTGCTGGAAGAGTTCGTGCCCCTGCCGAATCGCCCGGATGAGGCGCTCAATTGGCAGCGCAATGACACGGCCACGATCAAGACTCACCAGTTGCTTCCGCGCGTGGACTACAACCCCTCGGGCACCGACCAATTGTTTGCGCGCTACATTGTCGAGGACTTTCACAATCTCAGCGCCAAGACCTTCCCCACCGACGGGTTCAGCCAGGACGGTCGCGGGCAGAACGCGACCGTGGGATGGACGCGCACCCTCGGCGGCCATCTCCTGAACGAGCTCAGGTTCAGTTACAACCGGTTCGTCCAGGACGAGCTCGTGTCCCGGGCCTTCGAGCGGGATGTCGTCTCCGAGCTGGCCCTGGAAGGCCTCTGCACCGAGGACCCCGCTTGCTGGGGCCTGCCTCAAATGAGCGCGACCGGCTTCGCGAGCTTCGGCGAGCACGGGCAGGGCCAGGTCGTGTCCGGCCCGCGAGGATGGGTGAACCAGATCTACGAGCTGAGCGACAGCATGTCGTATGTCCGGGGCAGCCATCACCTGAAATTCGGCGCCAGGGTGCAGCGGCTATTCGACGACTTCCCGGAGGCGATCTTTCCCCGGGGCGTGTTCACGTTCGATGGCCGTTTTACCCATCCCAGTGGTCAACCGAACATCGAGACGTCCATGGCCGACTTCCTGCTGGGCATTCCGCGGACGAGCCAGCGGAGCATCGATATCTTCGCGCCAGACTTTCGAAGCTGGGCATTGTTCCCCTGGATCCAGGATGACTGGCGGATCAGTGGATCCCTCACGCTGAACCTGGGTGTGCGGTACGAGTTTCATCAGCGGCCCGCTTCCAAGACCAACACGATCTCGACCGTGGACTTCTCCGGCGAACAGGCGACGCTGGTGCCCGCGACCGAGCACGAACAGTTCGGGTACCCTCGGGCGCTCGTCGAGGAGGACTGGAACAATGTGGCGCCGCGGATCGGCCTGGCCTGGAACCCGACCAGGCGGCTGGTCATTCGCAGTGGCTACGGCGTCTTCTATCAGAAGGAGTCGGCCAACACCTGGATTGACATTGCGATCAATCCACCGTTCGTACGCCAGACGCTTCGTATCCTGGAGCCGGATGATGTGCCTGGCTTCGAGCTCCGGCGCGCGTTCGCCGACGTCGAGGACATCCCGTTGCTCGTGTTTGCCATCGACCGCCAGTGGCGCGACAGCTACGTGCAGCAGTGGCATCTCACGACCGAATTTCAGCTCGCTCCCAACCTCGTCCTGCAGGCTGCCTATGTGGGGAACAAAGGGACGGACATGGCCCGGGCCTACGACATCAACCAGGCCGCGCCAGGACCGGGCTCTGTTCAGAGCCGGCGCCCGTTTGCGAACTTCGGCACGATCAACATGCTCGACACGGGAGGTCGCGCGAGCTATCACGGCCTCGAGCTGCAGGCCGAGCAACGCTACTCGAACGGCCTAGCTTTCCTGACGGCGTATACCTTCGCCCGTTGCCTCGACGATACACCAGGCACCTTCATTGCCGAAGCGGGCGCCGGCTTTCAACACGCGCGCGATCTCCGCTCAGACTACGGACCGTGCAACCAGGACGTGCGCCACCGCTTCACCGGGAGCCTCGTGTACGAGCTGCCCTTTGGGCCGGGCCAGGCGTTCGGCAGCGGCGCCACCGGGCTGCTCGGTCACCTGATTGGAGGGTGGCGGGTGGCGAGCATCGCGACGCTGCGATCCGGCTATCCTTTCACCGTGTTCGCCTTGGGAGATCCAGCCAACGTCGGCAGTGGTCGAATCCGTGCAAACCTCGTGGGCGATCCCACGATCGCCGATCGAACCCTCGAGCGGTTCTTCAACACCGACGCGTTTGCGAACCCCGTCGGCGACTTCGGCGACCTCGGCCGTAACACGATGATCGGCCCATCGTTCAAGAACGTCGACCTGTCGATCATCAAGAGCGTCAACCTTGGCGCGACCAGACAACTCGAGCTCCGAGCGGAGCTCTTCAACCTGTTCAACCACACCAATTTCGGCATTCCTGGCAACGTGGTCGATAGCGCAACGTTCGGAGCGCTGACCTCCGCGTCCACCGCGCGCGACATTCAGCTCGGGCTGAAGTTCATCTTCTGA